The Shewanella algae DNA segment GCAACGGATAGCAAGAGAGCAGCAATAGAGGTTGTTATGACGAGAAAGAAGAAAGTGATTATTGGGTTGATAGCGTTTGTGGCTTTCAACGCATATGTCTATAAGGGGGCTCATTACGTTCCAGTTGGCAAAATGTTGGAGCTTAGTGAGGAATGTCGGCTGCTGGTGGGACCTTCTTCAAGACAGTATCCATCGTCTAAATACTACATCGCTAGTGAAGATGAGTTTGAGAAGGAGCTAGACAAGTTGAACATCATTGCACAGACATCTTATCAATGTCGTCAGTTTACTCCAGGCAGTCATGATGATACCGAATGTATTTTTGCCACTTACTGGGAGTCTTCAACAGCATCTGCATCAGAGAAGACAACAACAATTGATGCAATGAAAATCTTCGGGGCAAGACACGGAATGGGAATGAAAGAGCATTCTGAACGTTGTTTCAAGCAAATCCGTGATATCAGTTCTAGCAATGATCGGAGATTGAAGTCTGAAGCTTATGCAAGGAAAGAGGGGTATGGATGGCGGAACGTGTTTCCTGCTCTCCACTGGTACTATGAGACATTCCTAAAATGGTAAGAGCAATTAGACTATTCCTCTTTCCTGTTCTCGTTATTGTTCAATCATGTCCGAGTTACGCGAACGATTGGATGGAACAGCTCAAGCGTGTTTATGCCTGGAGAGAAGTCTCCGGACTTTGCTACGCCAAAGCACCGACATACCAGGATGATTGGAACAAGATGAAGCTCATTCAAGATAAGCAGATCATCATTTGGCAACGTATGATTAGGGATGAGCTCAGAGCGGCCTTGGCCCCAGAGCAAAGAGCAACGTTTTGGTTTGAACAACTGGAAAACCTTGCCCAGGTCTGGGCACCAACACAAGTGAGAGGGATGGATTGCGGCCCAAGCGATATAGAGTTTGTGGGAAAGCGAATGATGGCAGATCCGACATTCGCAAGGGCATTAGATATGGTTGTTCAGGAAGGGAAAAACAAGTAAGAAACTGGGCCTAGAACGGCCCAGAACTTGTTACTTAACGTTGGGCTTCATGTTTACCATTGCCATTACCAATATAGCGTTGTGAAAACAAAGTAGTCTGCCATCCACTGCTGGTATAGATCTGTTCCCAGGTATATACCCACCCTCCACGAGTTTGCACGATTGTTCTTTTATCTCCTTCAATAGGAGTGTTTGGAACTGGAACTGATAGGGTACTCACTTCTTTTGGTGATGATGTGCAAACCTTCCCTGAATAAGTAACCTGGACCTCAATACTTGGGTCAAAGTTTGGGTCGTCTATGCCATCCTGCACGGAGTAACCACTGGCTACAAACTCTGTATCGTTGGTAAGGCAAAGTCTATTGTCGCTCGCTAACGTGGTTTGAGAGAACACAACAGCTGAAACCAATGCCATTGCCACACTTATATTTTTCATATCAACTCCTTATGATTAACCAAAGTGCAACATCATGCTATCCGCTGTATGCTTTTTGTCCATATCACTAAAGTATTATCTCAGTAACACTTTGTATCATCCTACTGATGTTTAAGCCCTTTAGCGGATAGCTTTAGTGGCCAAATTAAGGTGATATTCTGATTGGAATAGGTACAAGAAAGGAGTACAATCTTAGAAAATTAAGGTGTATAACACTATGATTCAAAAGAGTTTATTTTTGGATTGATGAATTGACGGTTCAAATGGCTTTGGTCGCAAAATCCTGAGTCCTGTGCCACCTGGATCGGTGAAGCGCCCAGCCGCAACAACTTTCGCGCCAGAATTAATCTTGCCTGAGTCTGGTATTGGTGCGGGGTTAAGCCAAATTGTGCCCTGAACTGCCTGAGTAACACAAAAGGCGGCAGCTGTACCAGATTGGCCAGTTCCTGGAGCGAGATGTTACTGCTGCAACTGTCTTCCAGAAACTGCCTGGCCCTATTCAGCAGGGGGCCTGCCTGGACAGCTGCAGCGGGCTTCAGCCGACCGTGACGCAGCATCAACAGGCTGAGGGTTTCGTACAAGAGGCTTTCCCGTTGCAGGCGATTACTCGAATAGTTGAGCGCTTCATGGGTGATGGCTATCAGGTGCGCCAATAGAGGGTCCTGTACCACAGGCTCGGCAAACCAGGGCACCTGTTGCTTGCTGCACAGTGCCAGTTCGACAAACTGCTCAGGGGTAGGGTAAAGTGCTCGATACGACCAGCCATTTTCTGTTGCCGAACGGCCATTATGCACCTCATCTGCATTCACCAGAATGATGCTGTGTTTGGGGGCAACATGATCTCCGCCACTTCGGAAAAACCGCTGGGCACCACTGTCTATGATTCCCAAGGTGAAGCCTTCATGACTGTGGCGGCCAAAGTTCTGCTGATGATAGCTGGCACTGAGAGTTTCCAGGCCGCCAAGTTCTTCGGCCAGACGATAAGTCGCCCGTTCCCGCCCTTGCCTGCGGGACTTGTGGCGCAGCGATTTGCTTTGCTGTGCATTGGCTGTTTCGGCCATCTTTATACCCCTGTCAGTCTCTCTATCCTGCATATTAACCAGTTTACCTGGCATTGTTTTGGATATTTTTGCACGCAGGCGAGTGGTTGATTAGCTAAGACTCCCCGGGGATTGTTACGGCCAATCCTGGCCGCCATGAAGCAACAAGAATAAGTGTTAAGGTATGATTGAGTGAAAAGGGGGCCACACAGTTAGACCAAGTCTTAAACTGTAACTAAATCAATTGATTAAATTTTGCGTAAAGCTTGCTTTGGATTGAAAGGTTAATCCAAACCCCAGTAAATTTTAAAAAGAAATTTATCAAACCAACTCTATCTTGTACTTATATCGATGCTCAAACTCAAGGCGACCTTATTGCAGATGTCTTTACCCGGTAATAAGCGCATCAACCCATTCATTACATTATCAATTCTTTAACTGCTTCTTCTATTGTGAGTTTCTTTTCTGATTTAATCTCTATCGAATCGGTCAATGGTGGAAAGTCTGTTCTACAGAAAGAAGGTGATACTTTATATGAGTAATCTCTTTCTCCTTCTTTGTAGGTTATTTCGTCGCCATGTAGTGATATAGGACAATCAACATCGAATTGTAGGACAAAAATGGATTTTATAATTACATTGCCATCCTCTTCTATTATTTCATTATTGATAGAGTCGAATAGATCCGAAAAGAACCCTCCTAACATATCATCAGCATCAAACTCGTTTATATTAGGGTTGGTACATGTGAGTCTTATGCTTGGAGATAGCTCTAAACCGCCAATTTCTATGATTGGGTAATGTTTATCCTCCACTATTTTTGTTATATCCGATGCGCGTAACTTCTGTGTGGCAAAAAACGTAAAACATTTTACTTCTATCATTTTTCTTTAAAAACAATTGGATGGACTGTTGGTATGAAATTATATTTCTCGCTAAATGTCAATGCGAATCGGCAGTTTAGCACGGCAGTAGCAGGGGCTATGATGATGAATTAGACAGTCAAAGTTCGCTGATTATCAAATCTTGCTTCATGAAAATGTCCAATCTCCTACTTCCATCTAACTTATCAACTGGCCGAGACAGAGAAGTAACACAACAAATATGATTGACTTGATACACATACTATTGAGTTGCCATGAGGCAGGTGAGGCTCCAGTGTTCAAGGCTCACCAAGGTCAGGCCTATGTCTATGGCGTTCATCATGATTCCTCTGCCGGGCTCTCTATTTCGCATATTATCCGGCATATTAACCTGGGACCTTGCGCTGGATATTCTGTACACATACCAGTGCCGGTAAGTGAGGGATTGCGACGGTCAATCTTAGCCACCATAGAGCAGCAAAAAATAAGTTTTTAAGGTATGACTGACTGATTGGGCAATTTCTTGCCCGCCGGGCAATTTTTTGCTCAAGATCGGGCAATTTTTTGCCCAGCCAATTAGACTATTTTTTAAACAGTAACGAAATCAATTGATTAAATTTTGGCACGAAGGTTGCCTTAGCTAGGAAGGTTAATCCAAACCTCAGTGAATTTTAAAAAGGAATTTATCATGCCAACACCATGTTATATCTCTATCGAAGGCCAAACTCAGGGCAACCTCACTGCCGGCGCCTTTACTGCGGAATCCGTCGGTGACATCTTTGTGGAAGGCCATGAAGACGAGATGCTGGTTCAGGAGTTCAACCACATTGTGACTGTGCCAACCGACCCTCAGTCCGGCATGCCTTCCGGTCAGCGTGTGCACAAGCCGTTCAAGTTCACCGTCGCGCTGAACAAAGCCGTTCCCTTGATGTACAACTCACTATCTTCCGGTGAGAAACTGACCAAGGTTGAGCTCAAGTGGTACCGCACTTCTATCGAAGGTAAGCAAGAGCACTTCTTCACGACCAAGCTGGAAGGCGCCACTATCATAGATATCAACTGCAATATGCCTCACTGCCAGGATCCCAATAAGGCTGACTTTACTCAGTTGGTTGAAGTGTCCATGGCTTATCGCAAGATAGACTGGGATCACGTCAGCGCCGGAACCTCTGGTGCCGACGATTGGCGCAAGCCCATCGAAGCATAATTCATTCAGCAACTGTTTTTCTAAGAGGTGTTCCGGCTGATAGCCGGGCGCCTCTTGTTATCTGATGTAAAGGTTTTGCAAATAGGTTTTCGATGACATTAAAAGAGTGATTCTATCGGATTAGAGTCAGGACGAACTCGAACAAGGATACCGGCTATGTTTTATCTTGGCAGTGGTTTGCGGTTTCATTTCAAGGCAGAAGCGGAGGCGGACGATAGTTTCAACCTGCTGTCGTTTGATTTTGATGAGCAGTTGTCCTCGCCCTTCAAGGGAGAGTTGATATTACTGAGCCGCAGGGATGATATTACTGCCGAGCAGATAGTCGATAAGAATGGCGTCTTGAGTATTTGGCAGGACGGTGCTCGAGTCAGGAGTTTTCACGGCATAGTCAGTCGCTTTGCCAAGGAAGACTCAGGCCATAAACAGACCCAATACAAGCTGACCATGGAACCTGCCATGGCGCGGCTGCGGCTGAGACAAAACAGCCGTATCTTTCAGGAAAAGTCCCTCAAACAGATTTTCAGCACCCTGCTTGATGAAATGGGTATCAGTGATTATGCCTTCAGTTGGGATGCACGCTACGAGTCGGAAAAGCGCGAATACTGTGTTCAGTATCGGGAGTCGGACTTTGACTTTATCACCCGTCTTGCGGCTGAGGCTGGGGTGTTCTGGTATTTCGAATTCAGTGACGACAAACATACGCTGATTTTCTGTGATGCCACCAGCAAGCTGCCAGCGGCCAAACAACTATTCCCCTATAACGCCTTGAGCGGCGGCGACAGCGAAGTGCCTTTTGTCTGCAGCTTCAGTTACGCCAAGCAACTGGCGAGTGCCAAGACCGAACTCAAGGATTACAGCTTCAAAAAGCCCGCTTATAGCTTTTTACAGGATGATATTGCCAATCAGCTCGACTTCCAGCAAGCGGGATCTGAAATGCTTTATGAGCACTATGATTATCCGGGGCGTTACAAGGATGACGCCCAGGGAGAGCTTTTCACCCGCGCCAGATTGCAGGCGTTACGGAATGAAACCCAAATGGCATCGGCAATGTCCGATATTGCTGATGCCGGTGCCGGTATCAAGTTCAACTTGGGCGAACATCCAGATGCGGCGTTTAACCGTGATTGGTTGCTTGTGGGGGTAAAACACAGTGGGATCCAGGGCGCAGCGGCAGAGGAGGGGAACAGTAGCACCCCGACTCAGTATCAAAACCAGTTATTGGCAATTGAAGGGCACCTTCCCTGGTTACCGCTTCCGGCCACCAAACCCTTGGTGACAGGGCCACACATGGCTATTGTCGTGGGGCCGGATAATGAAGAGATCTTTTGTGATGAATTTGGTCGGGTCAAGGTGCAGTTTCCCTGGGACAGATATGGCCGGGCCGATGAGCACAGCAGCTGTTGGGTTCGTGTCAGCCAGGGGTGGGCCGGTGGTCAGTACGGTTTTATGGCGGTTCCACGCATTGGTCATGAGGTCATAGTCTCTTTTCTTGAAGGCGATCCGGACCAACCTATCATTACCGGTCGCACATACCATGCTGCCAATCCTGTGCCCTATGTATTGCCGACCAACAAAACCAAAACCGTGCTCAAGACCCAAACCCACAAGGGGCCGGGATTCAATGAGTTGAGTTTTGAGGATGCCGCCGAAAATCAACTCATCTATTTGCATGCCCAGAAAGACCATAAGCTGGAAATCAACCACGACCAGCACTATCAGGTGGGTAACGATAGAGAGAAGCACATAGGACGGGATCAGCGCCTGAACGTGGGGCAGGATGAGTTTCTGGAAATAGGTCGAGATCAGCAGGCATTGATTGGTCAGGATCAAAAGCTGGAAGTGACCAGAGACAGGCAAACCCTGATCAAGCGTCATTATCGCCTCGAAGTCATGGATCGTCGTCACGAGTACTCCAGAGCCAATCACGATTTGGAAGTGGGCGGCCATTACACCCAGAAGGTTGAGGGAAAGGTGTTATTGGAAGCCGGTGAAAGTGTACTGGTGCACACCAAGTCGCTCACCCTCAATGGCTCGGAGAAAGTCACTATTCAGGGGCCAGGAGGCAAGATACTCATAGATTCCGGCGGGATCACTCTCGAAGCTCCCAATATCAAGCTCAAGGGGCCAGTGGCTGTAACAACCGGGGCCAAGCCCCAATTGGCGACACTGAAGAGTGCTGCAGAAGAGGGCAACCCGATAGTCGATCTTTGTCCCGATTGCGGAGAGTAACAGTATGACTATGCTGAAAGAAAATAGCCTCAAGGCGTTTGGGCCCAACTACTTGGTCTTGGATGCAGCGCTATGCCCCGAGCCCCTGTGGTTTGCCAAAGGGGCCGGAGCCGAGTGTCATAGCCTGTTTGATTACAGGGATCAGGCATTGGTGGATAACGGCCCCTGGCTACTCCATCTTGCGGGACAGGACGAGCTGATAAAACTGATGCTGGAGAAAGACACCCATGGTCACAGCGCGCTGTGGTGCAAGAGTGAGCTAGCCCTGCAGTCACTGAAAGAAGCACTGGGGCAAAGGTTGTATGCCGTCAAGCCTGATGGTGAAACTACTCGTTTTCGTTTCTACGACCCCAGGGTCTTACATCACTATTTAACCGAAGAAAAGCAGGCCAGAAGGGATGCATTTCTTGAGCCTTTGGGGTCAGTGCTCTATGCATCGCTTAACCCCTTTCGTTTCAATAGCCATTGGCTGAATTGGCAAAGGGAGCCGGACGGATACCGCTGTCAGGCGATATCGATTAAGGAGGATTAATATGGGTACTCCGGTTGCATTGAAAGGACATCAACATATTTGCCCTATGTTCAGCGGCAATACCCCTCATGTTGGTGGACCGATAAATCAGGGAGAAAGTGCTCTGACGGTCAACGGTATTCCTGTGGCCTTAACCGGGCACAAGTGTGACTGCCAGGTTGGCGGGCCAGATACCCTGGTTCAGGGACATCCGAGTTTGACGGTCAATGGCATCGCCGTGGTATTGCAGGGTGCGTCCACGGCCCATGGTGGCAAAGTCATTCAGGGAGATGCTGCCTTGACAGTGTCTTAAGGAGAAGCGAATGAGCTGGGAATTGAGTCAGGAAATCATGGATGCGATGCCAAACTGGCAAAGGCGAAACCAGATCCATGCCCTCGCACGTCACCTATTATCACTGGAAAGTCCACCAACAGATGAGCAGGCATGCTATGACTGGCTCGAGCAGCAAGTCAGTCAGGCTTATCAATATGGATTCACCGAGCTGGGCCATCTGCGCTTGGTGGCCGAGGCCTTGTTTTTGGCACAAGTGTCACTCGATGACCCGGAAGTGAGTGCCATAGTCACCAAGACCGGCTTGCCTTCAGGACGAGCGGCTATCTTGTTGCAGTGGGCCAAGGAACAGCAATCTTCTACCATGGAGTCTGG contains these protein-coding regions:
- a CDS encoding AraC family transcriptional regulator; this encodes MAETANAQQSKSLRHKSRRQGRERATYRLAEELGGLETLSASYHQQNFGRHSHEGFTLGIIDSGAQRFFRSGGDHVAPKHSIILVNADEVHNGRSATENGWSYRALYPTPEQFVELALCSKQQVPWFAEPVVQDPLLAHLIAITHEALNYSSNRLQRESLLYETLSLLMLRHGRLKPAAAVQAGPLLNRARQFLEDSCSSNISLQELANLVQLPPFVLLRQFRAQFGLTPHQYQTQARLILARKLLRLGASPIQVAQDSGFCDQSHLNRQFINPKINSFES
- a CDS encoding Hcp family type VI secretion system effector yields the protein MPTPCYISIEGQTQGNLTAGAFTAESVGDIFVEGHEDEMLVQEFNHIVTVPTDPQSGMPSGQRVHKPFKFTVALNKAVPLMYNSLSSGEKLTKVELKWYRTSIEGKQEHFFTTKLEGATIIDINCNMPHCQDPNKADFTQLVEVSMAYRKIDWDHVSAGTSGADDWRKPIEA
- a CDS encoding type VI secretion system Vgr family protein, whose amino-acid sequence is MFYLGSGLRFHFKAEAEADDSFNLLSFDFDEQLSSPFKGELILLSRRDDITAEQIVDKNGVLSIWQDGARVRSFHGIVSRFAKEDSGHKQTQYKLTMEPAMARLRLRQNSRIFQEKSLKQIFSTLLDEMGISDYAFSWDARYESEKREYCVQYRESDFDFITRLAAEAGVFWYFEFSDDKHTLIFCDATSKLPAAKQLFPYNALSGGDSEVPFVCSFSYAKQLASAKTELKDYSFKKPAYSFLQDDIANQLDFQQAGSEMLYEHYDYPGRYKDDAQGELFTRARLQALRNETQMASAMSDIADAGAGIKFNLGEHPDAAFNRDWLLVGVKHSGIQGAAAEEGNSSTPTQYQNQLLAIEGHLPWLPLPATKPLVTGPHMAIVVGPDNEEIFCDEFGRVKVQFPWDRYGRADEHSSCWVRVSQGWAGGQYGFMAVPRIGHEVIVSFLEGDPDQPIITGRTYHAANPVPYVLPTNKTKTVLKTQTHKGPGFNELSFEDAAENQLIYLHAQKDHKLEINHDQHYQVGNDREKHIGRDQRLNVGQDEFLEIGRDQQALIGQDQKLEVTRDRQTLIKRHYRLEVMDRRHEYSRANHDLEVGGHYTQKVEGKVLLEAGESVLVHTKSLTLNGSEKVTIQGPGGKILIDSGGITLEAPNIKLKGPVAVTTGAKPQLATLKSAAEEGNPIVDLCPDCGE
- a CDS encoding DUF4123 domain-containing protein; this encodes MTMLKENSLKAFGPNYLVLDAALCPEPLWFAKGAGAECHSLFDYRDQALVDNGPWLLHLAGQDELIKLMLEKDTHGHSALWCKSELALQSLKEALGQRLYAVKPDGETTRFRFYDPRVLHHYLTEEKQARRDAFLEPLGSVLYASLNPFRFNSHWLNWQREPDGYRCQAISIKED
- a CDS encoding PAAR domain-containing protein codes for the protein MGTPVALKGHQHICPMFSGNTPHVGGPINQGESALTVNGIPVALTGHKCDCQVGGPDTLVQGHPSLTVNGIAVVLQGASTAHGGKVIQGDAALTVS